The genomic DNA atcagactaattagtggggtttatgctaagctgttgccacacacaacggtcgaatagtttgcacgatagttgagttaggcaagatgacacatcaactcggtccttaatggtgacaagatggatacctcccaaccttgctcaaccacacaggtacgagcacaccttttggcgattcacacagaaatgccatccatctcatcgGAACACAtctttcatttattttccaaCAAATCCactttttcccttcccacacactcacacatttttcttCATAAATAATCATATTTGATGTGTAGTAGAATgagtataaggtcctaagcaaTTCTAGCGGTGATTAACATCTACATAGAACGAATCGTATGTAGACATCAATCTAGGTGACAAGGAATGGTGATAACAAGTCAAGGGGTGGGTATTCAACCATGTTTTAGCAGTAAGAACaaatgcaattttgtaaaataggccaatagggtgtgtttataaaactgggacaaaatatgcatcaaaagatgggattgaacttgtcgttcgcaaagccttccgggaagtcctgatcgaggtactgtccttcgggttcggggtcgcggtactggtcctcgcaAACTTGCTCGCGGTACTACTCGTTGACGGGTTCTTCCTCagtcacaccgtgatctacggcacacactaacaagcacacaataaagaaaaagaaataaaggttttaccgTTGAGCTCGGATCGGgaaaaaattaagatatggagataggagtaatatttttgggtggttttatAATGTCACGACTGAAACTATAGTAGAAatagcgtggtaaagtttcgggtcaaacggaggatttttggcgcatgaaatgataagttaaaGGTAAGTTTACGGGCTAATCCGGGgtccaggggcctatttgtaaatacTTCTGGAAAGAAAGGACTTGATTAGAATTTTGGAAAAGGTTTGGGCTACTCTAGAGATTAGGCAGGGACctactcataaatattttatatagtggaggggcTTATTCATTAAAAGAAATGAGAGGGgggcttctttgtaattatttttggtaTGGCAAGGGCTTGATTAGAATTTTAGAAAATATCCGGGCTACTGTAGAAATGGGtagggtttatttagaattaattctatgtgggggagggtttatttgcgaaaAGGAAAAATAGGAAGGGCTTCTTTAGAAAAGAACCTAGAGAAGGGGAGGGCTCTTAATAGAAAATGAGAAAGgatagggggttttgggcaaaaccgCCCTCTCCTTCTTCTACCTCGGGACAGAACAGAGgatggggagggagggggcggcggccatgggccggcggccctgggggctcggcggcggccggggagaggggggaaagggagaggggagccagggggttcgattcccctagTTATTTCGAGCGGAGGCGACCTGTGGAggtggcgcgacggcggcgtgcggcggccggctctGGCTTGCGCAGCAGCGGCGCTGTGGGTGAGGGGAGTGGGCGAGCGGTGGCGGGAGtggtcgtggtggtggtgggcgacgtCGGGGGCCCTTTTAAGGAGGAGGGGGGAAGCggttgtcggtgtttaccgccaagtctgctcaggaatacccttagcagtaggatttgtaggtagggatcgactgctttagaactcgatggtacaaggaacacaaagatttagacaggttcgggccgcgagtttgcgtaataccctacgtcctgtgtggtttttATTGCCTTAgctgttgatgattgtttggagggggtccctgcccgcccttatatatccgggggacagggttacatggaaagtcctagccgagtacagttggagtcctactacaacacaatcgagtagtttcctttgtactgcagctagttctatgcctatccgggtagttacaaaagaggtaaggtacatccatgagctatcccttactctagaacattctatgtctataagcagtcacgctgtcccgggtctgacagcggtggccggccggtgaGCTCGAAGGACGGGCAGTAATGGCGATGGGGTCCGGCGCGGcgtcgtggagcggcgtggaggTGATGGCGAGGTGACCGCAGCTCAGAGAAGGACGAGCAAGTGGGCGAGTGGAGGGGGGCGGTGCAAGGGGGTACGACGGCGTTGGAGCTCGGGCTCGGCGTGCTCCGAGCTCGCGTGTGGCCTGTGGCTCTGTGCTGCGCGGGCGCCGAGGCGAGCAGGGAGGGCGGTGGCGCTTAACGTGgtgaggcgatggggagaggacggGCGTGCAGTGGCATTCGCGCAAGTGGGAGGGGCGGCGACCAATGGTGGTGGCGCCGTGCGGCGGCGTCGTGCTGCACGAGCTCGGCTCGGGCGAGCGCGAGAGCTCCCGCTGCAGCTGCCACGACATGACGCGCGCGCGACGGGGCGGGCAAGTGGGCACGGCCGCGCAGGGAGGGTAGGCAGAGGGGGGGCCGCTGGCGGGGGCGCTCGGCGTCGAGCAGAGAGCTCGGCGTGCAGCGcgtggaggaagaagggagagagaaggaggggaaaaagaaaaagggaaaaaagaaaaagagaagaggggaaaaagagagagagacgcGGCGGGATttgcggcggcgaccgcggggtCAGTCGAGCACGCGCTGCAGTCGGGCGGTACGCAACGCCACACGCAGAACGAGGAAAGGGGCGGCGATTGATTTCGGTGTCGGACGGCGAAAACGCCGGGAAGGATTTCGAGGAATTGGGATCTCGGACAGAAGGGGAATTTGAAATGATTCGAGCTAAGCGTcgaaaagattttgaaaaaaatatttttagcgagTAATTTTTTAGGTGAATTTTCGGGACGTCACATTCTCAGAATcagaaattaattatttagtatttAAAAAATATCTTGCAACTATAGCCAAgcgtggtcttgttttgaagattttgTCATAAGAAAGATTATGGCACAATCCAAATTTAATTTAGATTCTCGAtttaatagttatagttttttaaATTTTGGATTTGCATGCACGTAGGTAACGACATAATTATTATTCTCTCTGCATGTATGCACATAATCTTTCTTTCAGATCGTATATATAACACTTATATCGGTGGGCCGACAGCCCAGTTAATCCAAATTTTGAGACGAGACGAGCTGCCACCAACCAAGCAAGCACAAAGGACCCAACCCCAAAAAATATCCTTCCATTCCATCCAATCCACGGACCTGTCGTGGACTTGTCTAGGCAGGCGGGCGGGGAGGGAGGTCTCCGTCGGCCATGTCCATGGACCCCGCCGACCGCATGCTGGCggatcccctcctcctccccctcccagcGGCGGCCAAGCAGGTGCTCGCCGGCGTCACCGACTACCGCGGCCGCCCCGTCACCCGCGGGGCCTCTGGGGGATGGCGATCCGCGCTCTTCGTAGTGGGTATgtatgtttgtttgtttgttttgttcACGGATCgcatcccctcccctcccaaTAGCAATTCCATTCCAATCCAAGCAGCCGTGGAGATCGCCGGCAGCTTCGCCTACTTCGGCATCTCCGCCAACCTCATCACCTACCTGACGGGGCCCCTGGGCCAGTCcaacgcctccgccgccgccgccgtcaacgcCTGGTCGGGGACGGCAAGCCTCATGCCCCTGCTCGGCGCATTCCTCGCGGACGCATACCTGGGCCGATACAGATCAATCATCCTCGCATGCTCACTCTACGTCCTGGTATGTGCGTGCCCTCAGACAGATCAATCAATCAAAATGGAAACGCAAAGGGATTGCAATTGCAATTGCAATTGCAATGCTCTCTCTGAATCATCAGTTGCTTGCTTCTGCTTTTTTTTGGATTTAATAATACTAATAATTGACTGCTTCTGCATGCTTGCTTCCAGGGGTTTGGCATGCTGACTCTGTCGTCCACGGTGCCTCCGCTGCGCCCTGCTGCCTCCTCGCActtgcccagcggcagcagccggCCACCGCCTCAGGCCCTGCAGGTGGCCTTCTTCTACGTCTCCCTCTACCTCATCGCCCTCGCCCAGGGCGCCGACAAGCCCTGCGGCCTCGCCTTCGCCGCCGACCAGTTCGACGCCAACCACCCCGCCGAGCGCGCCTCCCGGGCCTCCCTCTTCAACTGGTGGTTCTTCTGCATGGCCATCGGCATCTCCGTCGCCGTCTCCGTCGTCGGATACATCCAGGACAACGTCGGCTGGGGCGTCGGCTTCGGAGTCCCCTGCGCCATCGTGCTCGCTGCATTCGCCGTCTTCCTCATGGGCACCCCCACCTACCGCCTCTACCAACACAAGAAGAAGCAGCCaccaaaggaggaggaggaggaggagcagcagcagcagcagaacaagGCCATGGCCAGCAGCGCGCTCCGCCGGCTTCTCCCCATCTGGGCCACCAGCCTCGCCTACGGCGTCGTGTACGCGCAGATCATGACCCTCTTCAACAAGCAGGGCCGCACCCTGGACCGCCGCATCGTGGGAGCCATCCAGCTCCCGCCCGCCGCGCTGCAGACGCTCGGCCCCGCCAGCATCCTGCTCTTCGTCCCCGTCTACGACTGCGCCATCGTGCCGGCGCTCCGCTGGGCCACCGGCAACCCCTCCGGACTGACCATGCTGCAGCGCGTTGGCGCCGGCATGGCCACGTCCCTGGCCGCGGTGTCCGTCGCCGCGCTCGTGGAGGCGCGCCGCCTCGCCACGGCGCGGGAGCACGGCCTGGTGGACCAGCCGGGGGTCACCGTGCCCATGACCTGGGCATGGATGGTGCCGCAGTACGCCATGATGGGGGTGGCCGAcgtgctcgccgtcgtcggcctGCAGGAGCTCTTCTACGACCAGATGCCCGACGGCCTCCGCAGCCTGGGGCTGGCGCTCTACCTCAGCGTCATGGGCATAGGGGGATTCATCAGCAGCCTGCTCATCTCCATCATCGACGGCATCACATCCAGGGGCGGCCGGGACAGCTGGTTCGCGGACAACCTCAACCGCGCGCACCTCGACTACTTCTACTGGCTGCTCGCGGGGATCAGCGCCCTGGAGCTCGTGCTCTACCTAGGCTTCGCAAGATCCTACGTTTACAACCACCAACACCTAGCTACCTAGGCTTCGCAAGATCCTGCGTTCGGCTGCTCTTCTCCCCTCCAGCGCTATAGTAATTTCCTCTCGCACCACTCCAGCTACTAGCTCCAGCTCCaaccagcccaacagtatttttctctcatcccattccagctccagcctccagctccagcctccagctccagcctgccgaacgcggtTGCTAGTGTGGTGTCGTGTGTAACGAACGAACGGTGCGTGGGTGTAAATAACAAACAAAACCATTCATCATTCATCAACCACACTGTCTGTCTCAGCTGTGTACTGCTACTACTGCTCTTCGATCGATCGATGGTTTCATGTAGTCACAGCTAGAGCATCATATAGAACAGATCTTAGATCCTGCAAATTTATCTTGACCGCCGTTGAGTCTGGAACCAATGAAGGCTTTAGCCCCGGTTGTCATGCTTTAGTCCGAATTGGTGACTCTAACCGTAATTAAAAGATATTATTTTGTTCCGGTGGAAGTCTCCAACCGGAACAAAATAGCTTCACGGCGcgggcactactagaaaaccgCTATTATGCCGAGTGTCGGATGTTTGTCGAGATCCAAATATCGGGCACCCGGCAAAGCCGGGTTTTGCCAAGTGCTCAaaaaatatactcggtaaaaataccctttgccgagtgccggggAAAGGGCACTCGGTGAAACACATCTTTGCTGAGTGTCAAGCAAACAACACTCGACAAACATCCGCATGTGCACATAAGGTATCGTGCCCGTGAGGCTGCCGTTCCGGCCGttagtctttgccgagtgcccattAGTGGCACTCGACAAAGTatagcctttgccgagtgccacaatGGAAGCACTCGCAAAGCTTCGTATTTTCCGCGTTCTAATCTGTCTCGTTTTATTTAACTCTAgctcccctctcttttttttgatcAAACGTACCTACATTAACCATGAAAATACCGTACAAAGATGTGTACACGTATAGGTACATTCTGGAAGAATACAGAGGACAGTTGTACCCCTAGACAATTTGCACAAAGGCCCTTGAAAAAACTGAAAAATACAACCATGACCCTGGGACCTTTGCACGCCGGACACTGCCGCCGTCTACCGCCGCCACCGGTCTTCCAGAACGGATGCCTCCAACCCCAGATCAGCCGGAGCCCCATCGCTTTGAAGCTTTTGAAGGAGCCGCAGAAGACGCTCGTCGAAGTTGACGAGGTGAAGCCAACGCTGTAGATCCATCGACCGGGGACACGCCCCGAGCTCCGACGACCCTGGATGCAGATCCACCGACGCCGACCGGAGCCGCCGCGGGAAGACTGAATCTGCTCCATCCTCCAGGCTTCCACGAGACCCAAAGCTGCCTCTCTATTCTCCAAACAAAAGCCCAGCGCACTCACCTCCCTTTCGGGACGACGAGCCGCCGGCGAGCATCTCCTGTACACAAGCTCCACGACGGGAGCACCACCTCCACGAGCTCGCCGATGACACCGGAGAGAAGCGCCAAAGGGGTGAGGAAGAGCTCGAG from Panicum virgatum strain AP13 chromosome 7N, P.virgatum_v5, whole genome shotgun sequence includes the following:
- the LOC120682452 gene encoding protein NRT1/ PTR FAMILY 5.10-like codes for the protein MSMDPADRMLADPLLLPLPAAAKQVLAGVTDYRGRPVTRGASGGWRSALFVVAVEIAGSFAYFGISANLITYLTGPLGQSNASAAAAVNAWSGTASLMPLLGAFLADAYLGRYRSIILACSLYVLGFGMLTLSSTVPPLRPAASSHLPSGSSRPPPQALQVAFFYVSLYLIALAQGADKPCGLAFAADQFDANHPAERASRASLFNWWFFCMAIGISVAVSVVGYIQDNVGWGVGFGVPCAIVLAAFAVFLMGTPTYRLYQHKKKQPPKEEEEEEQQQQQNKAMASSALRRLLPIWATSLAYGVVYAQIMTLFNKQGRTLDRRIVGAIQLPPAALQTLGPASILLFVPVYDCAIVPALRWATGNPSGLTMLQRVGAGMATSLAAVSVAALVEARRLATAREHGLVDQPGVTVPMTWAWMVPQYAMMGVADVLAVVGLQELFYDQMPDGLRSLGLALYLSVMGIGGFISSLLISIIDGITSRGGRDSWFADNLNRAHLDYFYWLLAGISALELVLYLGFARSYVYNHQHLAT